A DNA window from Streptomyces sp. B21-083 contains the following coding sequences:
- a CDS encoding AAA family ATPase produces MLESLTLTNFKAFASQELRLAPFTLLTGLNSSGKSSVLQSLALLRQSYESGDLALIGDRDAGLLLNDELVQLGTGQDVRHESYDDTGPHISLAVQGDGAAAQWTALYEREADHLKLLQDDDGENTYASVEPASLLPTLFGAGFQYLKADRVSPQVSYPRSHHAVTTRGFLGPHGEHTVNYLRIHQDEPVVSGSLILPNVSSTSLLGQTQAWMQKLCPGVNLKAEDIARTDTVRLSYSFGSGAFASNSYRPTNVGFGLTYALPIVVACLSAKPGTLILLENPEAHLHPQGQTWMAYLASAAAASGAQIVMETHSDHVLNGLRISVKNQQIRATDTSVHFFRRKEQTSEVLTPVMGVDGMLSDWPRGFFDEWENSLDQLLD; encoded by the coding sequence ATGCTTGAGTCGCTCACTCTTACCAACTTCAAGGCATTCGCCAGCCAAGAGCTGCGCCTGGCCCCCTTCACCCTGCTGACCGGACTCAATTCGTCCGGCAAAAGCTCCGTACTGCAGTCTCTTGCCCTATTGCGGCAGTCGTACGAGTCGGGCGACCTCGCCCTCATCGGCGACCGGGATGCCGGGCTGCTCCTCAACGACGAACTGGTGCAACTCGGCACCGGTCAAGACGTACGGCACGAGTCGTACGACGACACGGGGCCGCACATCTCGCTCGCCGTGCAGGGCGATGGAGCGGCGGCACAGTGGACCGCGCTCTATGAGCGGGAGGCCGACCACCTCAAGCTGCTCCAGGACGACGACGGGGAGAACACGTACGCCTCCGTCGAACCGGCGTCGTTGCTGCCGACTTTGTTCGGGGCAGGCTTCCAGTATCTGAAGGCCGACCGCGTTTCTCCGCAGGTCAGTTATCCCCGCTCACACCACGCCGTCACCACGCGTGGTTTTCTGGGCCCGCACGGGGAACACACTGTCAACTACCTGCGAATTCACCAGGATGAACCAGTTGTGTCAGGCTCGCTCATTCTGCCGAACGTCTCCTCCACCAGCCTCCTTGGACAGACTCAGGCATGGATGCAGAAACTTTGCCCGGGAGTGAACCTGAAAGCGGAGGACATCGCCCGCACGGACACGGTTCGGCTCAGCTACAGCTTCGGCTCCGGTGCGTTCGCCTCCAACAGCTACCGACCCACCAACGTCGGGTTCGGACTCACGTACGCACTGCCGATCGTCGTAGCTTGCCTGTCGGCCAAGCCAGGCACGCTGATCCTGCTGGAGAACCCTGAGGCCCACTTGCATCCGCAGGGCCAGACGTGGATGGCGTACCTGGCGAGCGCGGCCGCTGCGAGCGGGGCGCAGATCGTCATGGAGACGCACAGTGACCACGTGCTCAACGGGCTGCGGATCTCCGTCAAGAACCAGCAAATCAGGGCCACCGACACCTCAGTGCACTTCTTCCGCCGCAAGGAACAGACCAGCGAGGTCCTCACCCCTGTCATGGGCGTGGACGGCATGCTCTCCGACTGGCCTCGAGGCTTCTTCGACGAGTGGGAGAACTCGCTCGACCAACTATTGGACTGA
- a CDS encoding DEAD/DEAH box helicase, with amino-acid sequence MKPTLAAAQLRGSLTQYLTTTYALADDDTRRALERFLGDPESGIFRGPYLRIRTPFHKADDGWERHLEWRPGFTPWRHQAKAWQRLSTLGGRDAEPTLVTTGTGSGKTESFLVPVLDHCRRQKALGRRGVKAVLLYPMNALATDQAGRISDYLTAPDLAQVTAGLYIGDRPDTDFRRVMTRREEMRVSPPDVLITNYKMLDLLLQRGEDRALWEGADVAYVVLDEFHTYDGAQGTDVAMLLRRLATAVGATRPDRPLGRICPVATSATLGAGRAGASAGGILDVAAQVFGMPFTADAVIGEERMTAEEFTGEVDYALPEPPTPQEIIAASGGIGVEAKPDLLDLDGLAAQLLGRQGLDAFRIGRLLKRHDFTQGILALLDGEPLDEWGLRDRLARFGYAWGRTARENPQLVLQALARFVALLSAARDPDSDERRPRPLLHVEAHLWVRPVTRVLRGVGRTPEFRWYEDDRTQARRAALAAAPPSDEEDGPAAGNGSSGRANRPQPLAGTDTAVRPAQAHLPAVYCRACGRSGWAALSPESDPQQLVMAQDRIWRAGVGRDKRRIRYFISATDPERRQALDALAGRLPAGSGVDPLSVVVLDGAQGTYRLPTAGDDGDLVDVWFALALLDKKTADKAARDDRCPACNTDNSIRFLGTAQAALASATVTQLFTGGDIALVPEERKTLLFNDSTQDAAHRAGYVANASYKFSLRSLLAHNLDESGAATALNDLIGNVLDSVDDPEALAAVVPPDLHDEPGIDRVLSGRGTGDARTWRLIGERLAFATVMEFGLRSRLGRTLELTRTAAAEVVVENPDRVTDLARDLHLALPGQLVMTGGLPTPERYLAYVRGILERLRLRGAVRHRWLEQWMREAGADRFLISGRRPDGMPAFPEGVAPPRFLLDGQKDRTEFDVITGRQAWFQDWTRRCLGLDAAGATEYLRRLLPALADEHVLSVRTAKDRTTRVYGLQPGHIQVRLLDDSIVNKAFVACEDCGWQQVVPPERRTRWYGHPCPRYRCKGYLTPPQPGVHRSAPPDPHGGRGVTGAGFGVLQERDYTNDYYRRLYLTGGTFRVVTAEHTGMLTRAQRERVERTFRAGAHYTDPNVLSCTPTLELGIDIGDLSAVLIGSLPKGPANYVQQAGRAGRKTGNALVVAFGGRRARDLYYLDQPREMIAGDIVPPGCYLSAVEILRRQYTAWLLDLAARGELSTSDGERLQPVPRLASALFGTTGWCQDLADAAQTHGATLVERFLALFPGSDTPMLTADGLATPDGDDAGVSAHAADELRKYASGGIVRTLQEAEEDWTGRQEELRRRIAAIDEAVDSLARTDEVQDRERRELLAERRSTGDLLRELSRTSAHGTLVELGLLPNYSLADTTTQLEATLYWSEVHSDTEDPSETGAPGKARPPAGTERIYRSETRDYERSRKTALTELAPGNSFYVNGYKHVVRALDIGSPERRAWSVWRLCPSCGYVRTRDAQTDTSPCPRCDGREIADAGCVQYVLQPRRVVARDKRDDARVRDDRDERARRQYAVLTTVDIDPDHLAIDSWRHDTATFGVDFSRRAVIRTLNLGLDRQDGSSTVPLAGEDVRINPFYVCTTCGGATAEGRPVVDQPQHALTDSGAAATKASLHHLLWCPRRRTQGSARGQGQRAGQDVPLLLAHELTTEAVRILLPASVTRARERLASFTAALFAGIAARYGGDPDHIDIAAASMPDSPDQLGSDFPRRFLVVYDRLPGGTGYLHRLASADGFREVLLKAREVIDNCSCQQKELDGCHQCLLRRVPPSDYDRVSRREVQSMLDELLGAHGERWQTSSVSTTRQIPLERQAESDLEVMFVDTLEEWAKQPDSRATADTYTTPAGTRALDLRLTTGEGTTVSWRVSQQRVLDGTRPDVLFERLDAPGPRLAVYLDGYRYHASTEHNRLADDATKRARLRADGLRVFQLTYPDIKEWQNRVRDTGYAGVAPADPVWLPYDQEAQKRARAYYERTRGGLPGELSETVWVNPAELLLAYLRTPDAGRWHHRAEAAVAGFIGTPGLRDTPVRADTVGRAVEAALRGELSDAPKGPLRVLTATDRSGCRLVLVADVRHRPPAWTGLTLLDDSAHAVADEKTHKRRWQAWLYWSNVLQFLEHGGGDSAQLTTALLSGFTADALTVTGGAGWLSSTRIASATAVGSEREPVSLPPVAVTAGLPAVPARTAEVVPSESRPKRDGAWDAVLEYVDPDEAGLTELAHALAELGVPAPEDGFELDEHGWQAELAWPHARLGVVLAPQGTPEEPPDIEAQDRDRAFTAAHWDVRPAGAWTAKEIAGRLGVSAERASNTTADHARPGSGTTGHEENENGESE; translated from the coding sequence GTGAAACCCACTCTGGCCGCCGCGCAGCTGCGGGGCAGTCTGACGCAGTACCTCACGACGACCTACGCGCTGGCCGACGACGACACCCGGAGGGCCCTGGAGCGGTTCCTGGGGGACCCCGAGTCGGGGATTTTCCGGGGGCCGTACCTGCGGATCAGGACACCGTTCCACAAGGCTGACGACGGGTGGGAGCGGCATCTGGAGTGGCGGCCCGGGTTCACGCCGTGGCGGCACCAGGCCAAAGCGTGGCAGCGGCTCAGCACGCTGGGCGGCAGGGACGCCGAGCCGACGCTCGTGACGACCGGCACGGGCTCCGGCAAGACGGAGTCGTTCCTGGTGCCGGTGCTGGACCACTGTCGGCGGCAGAAGGCTCTGGGTCGGCGCGGTGTGAAGGCCGTACTGCTGTATCCGATGAACGCGCTCGCCACCGATCAGGCGGGCCGCATCAGCGACTACCTGACCGCGCCCGACCTCGCCCAGGTGACCGCGGGTCTGTACATCGGCGATCGGCCGGACACCGACTTCCGGCGGGTCATGACACGGCGTGAGGAGATGCGCGTCTCCCCGCCGGACGTACTGATCACCAACTACAAGATGCTGGACCTGCTGCTGCAGCGCGGTGAGGACCGGGCCCTGTGGGAGGGGGCGGACGTCGCGTACGTGGTGCTGGACGAGTTCCACACCTACGACGGCGCTCAGGGCACCGACGTGGCCATGCTGCTGCGCCGGCTGGCTACGGCGGTCGGCGCGACACGGCCGGACCGGCCGCTGGGGCGGATCTGCCCCGTGGCGACCTCCGCGACACTCGGGGCGGGGCGGGCGGGCGCGTCAGCCGGGGGCATCCTGGACGTGGCGGCGCAGGTGTTCGGCATGCCGTTCACGGCGGACGCGGTGATCGGCGAGGAGCGGATGACCGCCGAGGAGTTCACCGGCGAGGTCGACTACGCGCTTCCTGAACCGCCCACTCCGCAGGAGATCATCGCGGCGTCGGGTGGCATCGGCGTGGAGGCGAAGCCGGATCTGTTGGACCTGGACGGGCTCGCCGCACAACTGCTGGGTCGGCAGGGCCTCGACGCGTTCCGTATCGGCCGTCTGCTGAAACGGCACGACTTCACCCAGGGCATCCTCGCGCTACTCGACGGCGAGCCGTTGGACGAGTGGGGTCTGCGGGACCGGCTCGCGCGTTTCGGCTACGCCTGGGGACGCACCGCCCGGGAGAATCCACAGCTGGTGCTGCAAGCCCTGGCCCGTTTCGTGGCCCTGCTGTCCGCCGCCCGGGACCCGGACTCCGACGAACGACGTCCGCGTCCCCTGCTGCACGTCGAAGCGCATCTCTGGGTGCGGCCCGTGACACGCGTGCTGCGTGGGGTCGGCCGGACACCGGAGTTCCGCTGGTACGAGGACGACCGCACGCAGGCCCGGCGCGCCGCCCTGGCCGCGGCTCCCCCCTCCGACGAGGAGGACGGTCCCGCCGCGGGCAATGGGTCCTCGGGCAGGGCGAACCGGCCGCAGCCCCTGGCGGGCACGGATACGGCGGTGCGGCCCGCGCAGGCGCATCTGCCCGCCGTGTACTGCCGCGCGTGTGGGCGCTCCGGCTGGGCCGCGCTGTCCCCGGAGTCCGATCCGCAGCAGCTCGTCATGGCGCAGGACCGGATCTGGCGGGCCGGCGTCGGCCGTGACAAGCGCCGCATCCGCTACTTCATCTCCGCGACCGACCCGGAGCGGCGCCAGGCACTCGACGCGCTGGCCGGGCGACTGCCCGCGGGCAGCGGGGTGGATCCGCTCTCCGTGGTGGTACTCGACGGGGCGCAGGGCACCTATCGGCTGCCGACAGCGGGAGACGACGGGGACCTGGTGGACGTCTGGTTCGCGCTCGCGCTGCTCGACAAGAAGACCGCCGACAAGGCGGCCAGGGACGACCGCTGTCCGGCGTGCAACACCGACAACAGCATCCGGTTCCTCGGTACGGCGCAGGCGGCGCTGGCCTCGGCCACCGTCACCCAGCTCTTCACCGGCGGGGACATCGCGCTGGTTCCGGAGGAACGCAAGACACTGCTGTTCAACGACTCCACGCAGGACGCCGCGCACCGCGCCGGATACGTCGCCAACGCCTCGTACAAGTTCTCGCTGAGGTCGCTGCTCGCGCACAACCTCGACGAGTCCGGGGCGGCGACCGCGCTCAACGACCTGATCGGCAACGTCCTCGACTCGGTGGACGATCCCGAGGCGCTGGCCGCTGTGGTCCCGCCGGATCTGCACGACGAGCCGGGCATCGACCGGGTGTTGTCGGGCCGCGGCACCGGAGACGCCCGTACCTGGCGGCTGATCGGTGAACGGCTGGCCTTCGCCACGGTGATGGAGTTCGGGCTGCGGTCACGGCTCGGCCGCACCCTGGAGCTCACGCGGACAGCCGCCGCCGAGGTCGTCGTCGAGAACCCCGATCGGGTCACCGACCTTGCCCGTGATCTGCACCTCGCACTGCCGGGGCAGCTGGTGATGACGGGCGGGCTCCCGACACCCGAGCGGTATCTCGCCTATGTGCGGGGCATTCTGGAACGGCTGCGGTTGCGGGGCGCGGTCCGGCACCGGTGGCTGGAGCAGTGGATGCGGGAGGCCGGCGCCGACCGGTTCCTCATCAGCGGACGGCGGCCCGACGGCATGCCCGCCTTCCCCGAGGGGGTGGCCCCGCCGCGGTTCCTGCTGGACGGGCAGAAGGACAGGACCGAGTTCGACGTGATCACCGGCCGGCAGGCCTGGTTCCAGGACTGGACCCGCCGCTGCCTCGGGCTGGACGCCGCCGGCGCCACCGAATACCTCCGCCGGCTTCTGCCCGCCCTAGCTGACGAGCACGTACTCAGCGTGCGAACGGCGAAGGACCGCACCACGCGCGTCTACGGTCTCCAGCCCGGCCACATCCAGGTACGGCTGCTGGACGACTCGATCGTCAACAAGGCGTTCGTGGCGTGCGAGGACTGCGGCTGGCAGCAGGTCGTGCCACCGGAGCGACGCACCCGCTGGTACGGCCATCCGTGCCCGCGCTACCGGTGCAAGGGATACCTGACGCCACCGCAACCGGGTGTACACCGCTCGGCGCCGCCCGACCCGCACGGCGGCAGAGGCGTCACCGGCGCGGGCTTCGGCGTGCTCCAGGAGCGCGACTACACGAACGACTACTACCGGCGGCTGTACCTGACCGGCGGCACCTTCCGTGTCGTGACGGCCGAGCACACCGGCATGCTGACCCGTGCACAGCGGGAGCGGGTCGAACGGACCTTCCGCGCCGGCGCGCACTACACCGACCCGAACGTGCTGTCCTGCACCCCCACGCTGGAACTCGGCATCGACATCGGTGACCTGTCGGCCGTGCTGATCGGCTCGCTGCCGAAGGGCCCCGCGAATTATGTGCAGCAGGCGGGACGCGCGGGACGCAAGACGGGCAACGCGCTGGTCGTCGCCTTCGGCGGACGCCGTGCCCGGGACCTGTACTACCTGGACCAGCCGCGGGAGATGATCGCGGGCGACATCGTGCCCCCTGGCTGCTACCTGTCGGCGGTGGAGATCCTGCGCCGCCAGTACACCGCGTGGCTGCTGGATCTCGCCGCGCGCGGCGAGCTCTCGACCTCGGACGGCGAACGCTTGCAGCCGGTGCCCCGGCTCGCCTCCGCACTCTTCGGTACGACGGGATGGTGCCAGGACCTCGCGGACGCGGCACAGACACACGGGGCGACGCTCGTCGAGCGGTTCCTGGCCCTGTTTCCCGGGAGCGACACGCCCATGTTGACCGCGGACGGCCTCGCCACACCGGACGGCGACGACGCCGGAGTGTCCGCGCACGCCGCCGACGAACTCCGGAAGTACGCGAGCGGCGGCATCGTACGAACTCTCCAGGAGGCGGAGGAGGACTGGACGGGGCGGCAGGAGGAACTGCGGCGCAGGATCGCAGCGATCGACGAGGCCGTCGACTCCCTGGCCCGTACCGACGAGGTCCAGGACCGGGAACGGCGGGAACTGCTCGCCGAGCGCCGCAGCACCGGGGACCTGCTGCGGGAGTTGAGCCGGACCAGCGCGCACGGCACACTCGTCGAACTGGGGCTCCTGCCGAACTACAGCCTGGCCGACACCACGACCCAGCTGGAGGCCACCCTGTACTGGTCCGAGGTTCACTCGGACACCGAGGACCCGTCCGAGACAGGAGCTCCGGGGAAAGCCAGGCCACCTGCCGGTACGGAACGCATTTACCGCAGTGAGACCCGCGACTACGAACGCTCCCGCAAAACGGCCCTCACCGAACTGGCCCCTGGCAACAGCTTCTACGTCAACGGCTACAAGCATGTGGTGCGCGCCCTCGACATCGGCAGTCCGGAGCGCCGCGCCTGGTCCGTATGGCGGCTCTGTCCCTCCTGCGGATACGTCCGCACGCGGGACGCGCAGACCGACACCTCGCCCTGCCCGCGCTGCGACGGTCGGGAGATCGCCGACGCGGGCTGCGTCCAGTACGTGCTTCAGCCGCGCCGGGTCGTCGCCCGCGACAAGCGCGACGATGCCCGGGTGCGGGACGACCGCGACGAGCGGGCCCGCCGACAGTACGCGGTGCTCACCACCGTGGACATCGACCCCGACCATCTCGCCATCGACTCCTGGCGGCACGACACGGCGACCTTCGGCGTGGACTTCTCCCGCAGAGCCGTCATCAGAACGCTGAATCTGGGACTCGACCGGCAGGACGGCAGCTCCACGGTGCCGCTGGCCGGCGAGGACGTGCGGATCAACCCGTTCTACGTCTGCACGACCTGCGGTGGCGCGACGGCGGAGGGCAGGCCGGTCGTCGACCAGCCGCAGCACGCACTGACCGACTCGGGGGCCGCCGCCACCAAGGCGAGTTTGCACCATCTGCTGTGGTGCCCCCGGCGGCGTACTCAGGGCTCTGCACGCGGGCAGGGACAACGGGCGGGCCAGGACGTGCCCCTGCTGCTGGCCCACGAACTAACCACGGAAGCCGTACGAATCCTGCTGCCCGCCTCGGTGACAAGGGCCCGGGAACGGCTCGCGTCGTTCACCGCGGCGCTGTTCGCCGGTATCGCGGCGCGCTACGGCGGCGACCCCGACCACATCGACATCGCCGCGGCCTCGATGCCTGACAGTCCGGACCAGCTCGGCTCCGACTTCCCGCGGCGCTTCCTCGTCGTCTACGACCGGTTGCCCGGCGGCACCGGCTATCTGCACCGGCTGGCATCCGCGGACGGTTTCCGCGAGGTGCTCCTCAAGGCGCGCGAGGTCATCGACAACTGTTCATGCCAGCAGAAAGAGCTGGACGGCTGTCACCAGTGCCTGCTGCGCAGGGTGCCCCCGTCGGACTACGACCGGGTCTCCCGCCGGGAAGTGCAGTCGATGCTGGACGAGCTCCTCGGAGCCCACGGCGAACGCTGGCAGACTTCGTCGGTCTCCACGACCCGTCAGATCCCGCTGGAGCGACAGGCGGAGAGCGACCTGGAGGTCATGTTCGTCGACACCCTGGAGGAGTGGGCCAAGCAGCCCGACTCCCGGGCGACGGCGGACACGTACACCACACCGGCGGGCACCCGTGCGCTGGATCTGCGACTGACCACCGGCGAGGGAACCACCGTGAGCTGGCGTGTCTCGCAGCAGCGCGTCCTCGACGGCACCCGGCCCGACGTACTCTTCGAGCGGCTCGACGCGCCGGGCCCACGGCTCGCCGTCTACCTGGACGGATACCGCTACCACGCGAGCACCGAGCACAACCGTCTCGCGGACGACGCGACGAAACGCGCCCGGCTCCGGGCGGACGGGCTGCGGGTGTTCCAACTGACCTACCCCGATATCAAGGAGTGGCAGAACCGGGTCCGGGACACGGGGTACGCGGGAGTCGCTCCGGCAGACCCCGTGTGGCTGCCTTACGACCAGGAAGCACAGAAGCGGGCACGCGCCTATTACGAGCGCACACGCGGCGGTCTGCCCGGCGAACTGTCGGAGACCGTGTGGGTCAACCCGGCCGAACTGCTGCTCGCCTACCTCCGCACCCCCGACGCCGGGCGGTGGCACCACCGGGCCGAGGCCGCCGTCGCCGGATTCATCGGGACACCTGGCCTGCGGGATACACCGGTGCGGGCGGACACGGTCGGACGGGCCGTCGAAGCGGCGCTGCGCGGCGAACTCTCCGACGCCCCGAAAGGGCCGCTCCGCGTCCTGACGGCGACTGACCGGTCCGGATGCCGGCTCGTCCTGGTCGCCGACGTACGGCACCGGCCACCGGCCTGGACGGGACTCACGCTCCTGGACGACAGCGCCCATGCCGTCGCGGACGAGAAGACCCACAAGCGGCGTTGGCAGGCCTGGCTGTACTGGAGCAACGTGCTGCAGTTCCTGGAGCACGGCGGAGGGGACAGCGCTCAGCTCACCACGGCGCTGCTGAGCGGCTTCACCGCTGACGCGCTCACCGTGACCGGCGGAGCGGGGTGGCTGTCCTCAACCCGGATCGCTTCTGCCACCGCCGTCGGCTCAGAGCGGGAACCGGTCAGTCTGCCACCGGTAGCTGTGACCGCCGGATTGCCGGCGGTACCGGCGAGAACGGCCGAGGTAGTGCCTTCCGAGTCCCGGCCGAAGCGCGACGGCGCCTGGGACGCGGTCCTCGAGTACGTCGACCCTGACGAGGCGGGTCTGACCGAACTGGCCCACGCGCTCGCCGAACTGGGCGTTCCCGCACCCGAGGACGGCTTCGAACTCGACGAACACGGCTGGCAGGCCGAACTGGCGTGGCCGCACGCCCGGCTGGGTGTGGTTCTGGCGCCACAGGGCACGCCCGAGGAACCGCCGGACATCGAGGCACAGGACCGCGACCGGGCCTTCACCGCCGCCCATTGGGACGTACGGCCGGCGGGTGCGTGGACGGCGAAGGAGATCGCCGGACGTCTCGGCGTCAGTGCCGAGCGGGCGTCGAACACCACTGCAGATCACGCTCGGCCGGGCAGCGGCACGACCGGGCATGAAGAGAACGAGAACGGGGAGTCGGAATGA
- a CDS encoding beta family protein — translation MSVPLYVPVLPTRPHAAAAYRALAPDILRQVAPLWTLPPRPGMLPKPLAERLTKEAGDISTAQRRGSGWLDAPFADEDEAAALADVLTPGWWDHRNLRPVTGPGRPGAQQALALAAARRREDGLGIRVRLPGDWNDRTASDVAALLDRMPTGHPADLFLDLATALPDRPDAAKEAVRALDTLIPLTSWHTVTVMAGGFPEPPDDFREGVPYEAPRTDWETWHEIRHERPYLPRLRYGDYGIHPALYVTQPPPSRDGGPPWGILRYTTARSYHLSKVPHGRQYDDANRQAARCLTGLADFRGVDAGAGERWLRDRAEGAVSTGNHSTWNWVGNVQHMTFVVRSIEG, via the coding sequence ATGTCCGTACCGCTGTACGTTCCCGTCCTGCCGACCCGGCCGCACGCGGCAGCCGCTTACCGCGCGCTGGCGCCGGACATACTGCGTCAGGTCGCTCCGCTGTGGACGCTGCCGCCCCGCCCCGGCATGCTGCCGAAACCACTGGCCGAACGTCTGACCAAGGAGGCCGGTGACATCTCCACGGCACAGCGCCGCGGCTCCGGGTGGCTGGACGCGCCCTTCGCCGACGAGGACGAAGCGGCGGCACTGGCCGACGTCCTTACCCCCGGGTGGTGGGACCACCGCAACCTGCGGCCGGTCACCGGACCCGGCCGCCCCGGCGCCCAACAGGCACTCGCACTCGCCGCGGCCCGTCGGCGAGAGGACGGACTCGGCATCCGTGTGCGGCTCCCCGGCGACTGGAACGACCGCACGGCCTCGGACGTCGCCGCGTTGCTCGACCGGATGCCCACAGGCCACCCCGCCGACCTGTTCCTCGACCTCGCCACCGCGCTGCCCGACCGCCCCGACGCCGCCAAGGAGGCTGTGCGCGCCCTGGACACCCTGATCCCGCTCACTTCCTGGCACACGGTGACCGTCATGGCCGGCGGCTTCCCCGAACCGCCCGACGACTTCCGGGAGGGGGTTCCGTACGAGGCCCCGCGCACGGACTGGGAGACCTGGCACGAGATCCGGCATGAACGCCCGTACCTGCCCCGACTGCGCTACGGCGACTACGGGATCCATCCCGCCCTCTACGTCACCCAGCCCCCGCCCTCGCGCGACGGGGGCCCGCCGTGGGGCATCCTCCGTTACACCACCGCCCGCTCCTACCACCTGTCCAAGGTGCCGCACGGCAGGCAGTACGACGACGCCAACCGGCAGGCCGCGCGCTGCCTCACCGGCCTCGCGGACTTCCGGGGCGTGGACGCGGGGGCGGGGGAGAGGTGGTTGCGCGACCGGGCCGAGGGCGCCGTCAGCACCGGCAACCACTCGACGTGGAACTGGGTGGGCAACGTCCAGCACATGACGTTCGTGGTGCGGAGCATCGAGGGCTGA
- a CDS encoding DUF262 domain-containing protein: protein MVGSAPVPEPEQSSDTTSADHAVPPPDEVAVEFTDTGRSTGIEVEDIGEAGRMPFDPELIEVHPRNPTVDLVVQRLKRGLIDLQPDFQRKSGIWNERAQSRLIESLLLRIALPTLYVAEENDESWSVVDGVQRLTTIVRFVKPEVAGLDPLRLGDLEYLTQYDGSRFEDLPGRMQTRILETELSVLLIRRGTPEEARFNIFARINTGGQPLTRQELRHALIPGTARVFLAELAESGFFLQATGYSVNPARMAERELCLRFLAFAMTPPERYVTQDFDGFLRGTMHDINALPDEALTNLARTFYRAMRACRLIFGDHAFRKQFSGTTRRYPINKALFEVQAVTVARCTADELRTLCDRAPILEKKFQKLMDDITFYDSISSGTSDADKVNYRFQSMKDLFREVLENTDA, encoded by the coding sequence TTGGTCGGCAGCGCTCCGGTGCCGGAGCCGGAACAGTCGTCGGACACCACCTCCGCCGATCACGCGGTGCCCCCGCCGGACGAAGTAGCGGTCGAGTTCACCGATACCGGACGCAGTACCGGCATCGAGGTCGAGGACATCGGCGAAGCCGGCCGGATGCCGTTCGACCCTGAACTCATCGAGGTCCATCCTCGCAACCCCACCGTCGACCTCGTCGTCCAGCGGCTGAAGCGCGGACTGATCGACCTCCAGCCCGACTTCCAGCGAAAGTCCGGCATCTGGAACGAGAGGGCCCAGAGCCGACTGATCGAGTCGCTGCTGCTACGCATCGCGCTGCCCACGTTGTACGTAGCGGAGGAGAACGACGAGTCCTGGTCCGTGGTCGACGGGGTGCAGCGCCTCACCACAATCGTCCGGTTCGTCAAACCCGAGGTCGCCGGCCTGGATCCACTGCGGCTGGGAGACCTGGAGTACCTGACTCAGTACGACGGCAGCCGCTTCGAGGATCTGCCGGGGCGGATGCAAACCCGAATCCTGGAAACGGAACTCTCCGTCCTGCTCATCCGGCGGGGCACACCGGAGGAGGCCAGGTTCAACATCTTCGCGCGGATCAACACGGGCGGCCAACCGCTTACGCGGCAGGAACTGCGGCACGCTCTCATCCCGGGGACTGCGCGTGTGTTCCTGGCCGAGCTGGCCGAGAGCGGCTTCTTTCTTCAGGCTACGGGGTACAGCGTCAATCCCGCCCGTATGGCGGAGCGCGAACTCTGCCTGCGTTTCCTCGCGTTCGCCATGACTCCGCCGGAACGATACGTCACGCAGGACTTCGACGGTTTCCTCCGCGGGACCATGCACGACATCAATGCCCTTCCGGACGAGGCGCTGACCAACCTGGCAAGGACCTTCTACCGTGCGATGCGGGCCTGTCGGCTGATCTTCGGGGACCACGCCTTCCGCAAGCAGTTCAGCGGGACCACCAGGCGCTACCCAATCAACAAAGCTCTGTTTGAGGTGCAGGCGGTGACTGTAGCTCGGTGCACTGCCGATGAGCTCCGCACCCTGTGCGATCGCGCCCCGATTCTCGAAAAGAAGTTTCAGAAGCTGATGGATGACATCACCTTCTACGACTCCATCTCGTCCGGCACCAGTGACGCCGACAAGGTCAACTACCGCTTCCAGTCAATGAAGGACCTGTTCCGCGAGGTGTTGGAGAACACGGATGCTTGA
- a CDS encoding ATP-binding protein produces the protein MRFSSTPRGARLARRLVSGRLDEWGYPYTSPTNETLALLTAELAANAVRHGRVPGRDFEVRLFAGEGTTFRVEVSDTRAERVPELSLNEAPSEAESGRGLMLVAALADEWGTAPRHGAPGKTVWATLQYPLAGHSPTREDPR, from the coding sequence ATGCGTTTCAGTTCCACCCCCCGCGGCGCCCGCCTCGCTCGCCGACTCGTCTCTGGCCGACTCGACGAGTGGGGTTATCCGTACACGTCCCCCACCAACGAGACGCTGGCACTCCTGACTGCTGAGCTGGCTGCCAACGCCGTACGCCACGGCCGCGTGCCCGGACGGGACTTCGAGGTCCGGCTCTTCGCCGGCGAAGGGACGACTTTTCGGGTCGAGGTCTCCGACACTCGCGCGGAACGCGTACCGGAGCTGTCCCTCAACGAAGCGCCCAGCGAGGCGGAGTCCGGCCGAGGCCTGATGCTGGTCGCGGCGCTGGCCGACGAATGGGGGACCGCACCACGCCACGGCGCTCCCGGCAAAACAGTCTGGGCCACGCTGCAATACCCTCTCGCCGGCCATTCACCCACACGCGAGGACCCGCGATGA